One genomic window of Actinoplanes lobatus includes the following:
- a CDS encoding PfkB family carbohydrate kinase, whose translation MRILCVGLATVDLVQRVARMPGIDEKVQSESVDVAAGGPAANAAVTAAALGADVTLVTAVGAHPLGDLVRADLAAHGVTLIDAAPDAEQPPPVSAVTVLDATGERTIVSRNAGTRAVAVPERGLPDADLTLVDGHHPALAMAAARSARRLLVDAGSWRPVFADVFPHAEVVACSGDFRHPAAAGPGDAAIAAAVPAPHVVITHGDAPVSWFSAGSSGHVPVPRVTAVDTSGAGDAFHGALAVALTQSDDLQTAIGYAVRVAATRVAHAGPRAWLAHLPLP comes from the coding sequence GTGCGCATCCTGTGCGTCGGCCTGGCCACGGTCGACCTCGTGCAGCGGGTCGCGCGGATGCCGGGCATCGACGAGAAGGTGCAGTCCGAGTCGGTGGACGTGGCGGCGGGCGGGCCGGCGGCCAACGCGGCGGTCACCGCGGCCGCGCTCGGCGCCGACGTCACGCTGGTCACCGCGGTCGGCGCGCATCCGCTCGGTGACCTGGTGCGGGCTGATCTGGCCGCGCACGGGGTGACCCTGATCGACGCGGCGCCCGATGCGGAACAGCCGCCGCCGGTCTCCGCCGTCACGGTGCTCGACGCGACCGGTGAACGGACGATCGTCAGCCGCAACGCCGGGACGCGTGCGGTGGCCGTACCGGAGAGGGGTCTGCCGGACGCGGACCTGACGCTGGTCGACGGACATCATCCCGCGCTGGCGATGGCCGCGGCGCGGTCGGCGCGGCGCCTGCTGGTCGACGCCGGAAGCTGGCGCCCGGTCTTCGCCGACGTCTTCCCGCACGCCGAGGTGGTGGCCTGCTCCGGCGACTTCCGCCATCCGGCGGCGGCCGGTCCGGGCGACGCGGCGATCGCGGCCGCCGTCCCCGCGCCGCACGTGGTGATCACCCACGGTGACGCGCCGGTGAGCTGGTTCAGCGCGGGCTCATCGGGACACGTCCCGGTGCCGCGGGTCACGGCGGTCGACACCTCCGGCGCCGGCGACGCCTTCCACGGCGCGCTCGCCGTCGCCCTCACCCAGAGCGACGATCTTCAAACCGCCATCGGGTACGCCGTGCGCGTGGCCGCCACCCGGGTAGCGCACGCCGGGCCCCGCGCCTGGCTGGCCCACCTGCCGCTTCCCTGA